The following proteins are encoded in a genomic region of Nicotiana sylvestris chromosome 4, ASM39365v2, whole genome shotgun sequence:
- the LOC104229468 gene encoding G-type lectin S-receptor-like serine/threonine-protein kinase At4g27290, whose translation MGASFLLLFLLFFFSTIHKISTTTDKITTNHSIVDGETVVSSGGTFEMGFFSPSGSSKRYIGIWYKQILPHMQTVVWVANREKPLTNTSSVVLKVTKPGILALLNDRNETIWSTNTSQSVQNPVAQLLGSGNLVVRDANDGIPDHFLWQSFSFPTDTHLPDMKLGKNFLSGHEAYLSAWQNDNDPTPGEFTLHVDPTGYPQVLLKRGTNVSARSGPWNGLYWSWAPIYIQKPSNSSTIKVVFNKEVIYYSFFLTNNWLTRIVLTSNGDIQSLTWVDRTKSWHIYLKLPSDTCDTYSLCGAYGSCDIDNSPVCGCLEKFVAKYPQQWENGDWSEGCVRRTPLDCNKEHVFLRYSGIKLPDTKYSQYDKTMTLEGCRQVCLKNCSCTAYSSLDISNGDKGCLFWFGELTDIRKLSGRGQDIYIRMDSSEQVSVAGSNRKKAEILAVSFSLLMAMILLCLILLYKWKKKKKLNLKEDFELPLFQLSKITRATNNFSINDKIGEGGFGPVYKGVLEEEQEIAVKRLSRTSMQGLDEFKNEVIYIAKLQHRNLVRLLGCCIQGEEKMLIYEYMPNKSLDTYIFDQTKSKLLDWPKRFDIINGIARGLLYLHQDSRLRIIHRDLKASNVLLDIEMNPKISDFGLARSVAGNEMGANTSHVVGTHGYMSPEYAVDGIFSVKSDVFSFGVLVLEIVSCKKNRGFVPQDHNLNLLGHAWKLYKEDRSLELIDEELADSCHISQVLRSIQVGLLCVQQRPEDRPNMSSVVLMLGNESPLPEAKEPGYFTERNIFDEAKSGSQTASSKNEVTITLLYPR comes from the exons ATGGGAGCTAGTTTCCTCCTACTTTTTCTATTGTTTTTCTTCTCTACTATACACAAGATTTCTACTACAACAGATAAAATCACTACAAATCACTCCATTGTAGATGGTGAAACTGTTGTTTCATCTGGTGGAACCTTTGAAATGGGATTTTTCAGCCCCAGTGGTTCCTCAAAGCGATACATCGGGATATGGTACAAGCAAATTCTTCCTCATATGCAGACAGTTGTATGGGTTGCCAATAGAGAAAAACCACTCACCAATACATCTTCAGTTGTTTTGAAGGTCACCAAGCCGGGAATACTTGCTCTTCTCAATGACAGGAATGAAACTATATGGTCCACTAACACCTCACAATCAGTCCAAAATCCAGTAGCACAGCTTTTAGGTTCCGGTAATCTTGTTGTAAGAGATGCAAATGATGGAATCCCGGATCATTTCCTTTGGCAGAGCTTCAGTTTTCCAACTGATACGCACTTACCTGATATGAAGCTTGGAAAGAATTTTCTATCTGGGCATGAAGCTTACCTTTCAGCATGGCAGAACGATAACGATCCAACTCCAGGGGAATTCACTCTTCACGTTGATCCTACTGGATATCCACAGGTCCTCCTCAAACGTGGCACGAATGTATCAGCTCGCTCAGGCCCGTGGAATGGTTTATATTGGAGTTGGGCACCTATATACATACAAAAACCAAGCAACTCTAGTACAATTAAAGTTGTTTTTAATAAGGAGGTGATTTACTATAGTTTTTTCCTCACTAACAACTGGTTAACAAGAATAGTCCTAACTAGCAATGGTGATATACAAAGCTTAACATGGGTGGATCGGACCAAGAGTTGGCATATTTACCTCAAGTTACCTTCGGATACTTGTGATACATATAGCTTATGTGGTGCCTATGGGAGCTGTGACATAGATAATTCCCCTGTTTGTGGATGTTTGGAAAAGTTCGTAGCTAAATATCCACAACAATGGGAAAATGGAGATTGGTCAGAAGGGTGTGTTCGGAGGACACCTCTTGATTGCAACAAGGAACATGTATTTCTAAGATATTCAGGAATCAAGTTGCCGGATACTAAGTACTCTCAGTATGATAAGACCATGACACTCGAAGGTTGTAGGCAAGTATGCTTGAAGAACTGCTCTTGCACAGCTTATTCGAGTTTAGATATAAGCAACGGAGACAAAGGTTGCTTGTTTTGGTTTGGGGAGTTGACTGACATCAGAAAGCTGTCTGGAAGAGGGCAAGACATTTATATCAGGATGGATTCTTCAGAGCAAG TTTCTGTCGCAGGTTCAAATAGAAAGAAAGCAGAGATACTCGCAGTGAGTTTCTCTTTGTTGATGGCAATGATTCTACTATGCCTGATTTTGCTGtacaaatggaaaaagaagaagaaactgaATCTCAAAGAAGATTTTGAGCTGCCACTGTTCCAATTGTCGAAAATAACAAGAGCCACAAATAACTTTTCAATCAACGACAAGATTGGAGAGGGTGGATTTGGACCAGTTTACAAG GGGGTGCTGGAAGAGGAACAAGAAATAGCCGTAAAGAGGCTCTCAAGGACTTCCATGCAAGGACTTGACGAATTCAAGAATGAAGTTATCTATATTGCCAAGCTTCAGCATCGGAATCTTGTGAGACTTCTGGGTTGTTGCATACAAGGGGAAGAAAAGATGTTGATCTATGAATACATGCCTAACAAAAGCCTGGATACATACATATTTG ATCAAACAAAGAGCAAATTACTTGACTGGCCAAAGCGTTTCGACATCATAAATGGAATTGCTCGTGGCTTATTGTATCTCCATCAAGATTCTCGACTACGAATTATCCATAGAGACCTCAAAGCAAGCAATGTTTTGCTAGATATAGAAATGAATCCAAAGATATCAGACTTTGGCTTGGCTAGAAGTGTTGCAGGGAATGAGATGGGAGCAAACACAAGCCATGTGGTTGGGACACA TGGCTACATGTCCCCTGAATATGCAGTAGATGGGATCTTCTCAGTAAAATCTGATGTGTTTAGCTTTGGCGTCTTGGTGTTAGAAATTGTGAGTTGCAAGAAAAATAGAGGATTTGTCCCTCAAGATCACAACCTTAACCTTCTCGGTCAT GCATGGAAGCTTTACAAAGAAGATAGGTCCTTGGAACTAATTGATGAGGAGCTAGCTGATTCTTGCCATATATCTCAAGTTTTAAGGTCAATCCAAGTAGGTCTTTTATGTGTGCAACAACGTCCAGAAGACAGGCCAAACATGTCTTCTGTGGTTCTGATGTTGGGTAATGAGAGTCCTCTGCCAGAAGCTAAAGAACCAGGGTATTTCACAGAAAGAAACATATTTGATGAAGCAAAATCAGGATCGCAGACAGCCAGTTCAAAAAATGAAGTCACAATCACATTGTTATATCCTCGATAG
- the LOC104244051 gene encoding transcription factor RAX3-like: MGRAPCCDKNNVKRGPWSPEEDAKLKSYIEQNGTGGNWIALPPKIGLNRCGKSCRLRWLNYLRPNIKHGGFSEEEDRIICSLYISIGSRWSIIAAQLPGRTDNDIKNYWNTRLKKKLFGKQRQKQGSRKGKEINSNMVISNNNNNNQFPCWPEIPILQPIPYSNDEPRFNDHSSIKKLLIKLGGKFSDEDQTINEATNPQYPMDNSLLMQSIYQNSPINLISSAPIDNVLANAQYNMDRAASSFTAELEHMILNNQQKLDGLEILYDQDMLIDISASTSGGNLDWEAMNPFVLPLPPIVDKGFQQGVIIQKSAFDELRYPMAQ; this comes from the exons ATGGGAAGAGCTCCTTGCTGTGACAAAAACAACGTGAAGAGAGGGCCATGGTCACCTGAAGAAGATGCTAAGTTGAAGTCATATATTGAGCAGAATGGGACAGGTGGCAACTGGATTGCTTTGCCTCCAAAAATTG GGCTTAATAGATGTGGAAAGAGCTGTAGGCTTAGATGGTTAAATTATCTGCGTCCAAATATTAAGCATGGAGGGTTCTCAGAAGAAGAAGATAGAATCATTTGCAGCCTCTACATAAGTATTGGAAGCAG GTGGTCGATAATTGCAGCACAACTCCCGGGAAGAACCGATAATGATATCAAGAATTACTGGAACACTAGGCTGAAGAAGAAGCTATTTGGAAAACAGCGCCAAAAGCAAGGatcaagaaaaggaaaagaaatcaacTCCAATATGGTAATTtccaataacaataacaacaaccaattTCCATGTTGGCCTGAGATTCCCATCTTGCAGCCAATACCATATTCAAACGATGAACCAAGATTTAATGATCATTCTTCCATAAAAAAACTGTTGATAAAACTTGGAGGTAAATTTTCAGACGAAGATCAAACGATAAATGAAGCAACAAATCCTCAATATCCTATGGATAATTCATTATTGATGCAGTCGATATATCAGAACAGTCCTATCAATTTGATCTCTTCTGCGCCAATAGATAATGTCTTGGCAAATGCTCAATACAATATGGATAGGGCAGCTAGCAGTTTTACAGCTGAGCTTGAGCATATGATTCTAAATAATCAACAAAAATTAGATGGTCTCGAAATATTATATGATCAGGATATGCTTATTGATATATCTGCTTCTACTTCTGGAGGAAATTTGGACTGGGAAGCGATGAATCCTTTtgttcttcctcttcctcctatTGTTGATAAAGGTTTTCAACAAGGCGTTATAATCCAAAAGAGTGCATTTGATGAGCTGAGATACCCTATGGCACAATGA